A region of Toxorhynchites rutilus septentrionalis strain SRP chromosome 1, ASM2978413v1, whole genome shotgun sequence DNA encodes the following proteins:
- the LOC129763134 gene encoding adenylate cyclase, germination specific-like isoform X1, translating into MKVFDLKGGKSTVSHDTTNPLALESVVNVRVESYPSSVGVGRERDITSRRSTPSIANSFSRPSNSSDLAAPERFQNVTMYGCVKFNPNSRKGRRLFMYHMLLVLLLPIVAVVLQNTVLLHQQITKYDTAKRVGEEIRVIMNMTGLVKAVQNERKLLTYFVLTQRSIADVEQAITDTDYMLANLLVRSRSWNIEYNESINQSIIHDNLSKTRKLLLRTPSLIENNSISVYLEPYHELNRHIIDHLSQSVGLSFSGNAWRHLIVYKNVIEAVENINIAAILVLQFISRGALVLDDFSQFVRRDAAAMDHLRSAENFMTDIVIMQSSEYHVLNKWRHLVLINSSSGDREDALLEYFQSVNSFIRNLEKLQTSLQEVFIDTVDEEMSDARMRQTICIGLMLLIFIISPMLVLMVLTATNTIQNFSTQLITRTFELRNEKSKADRLLYQMLPPAVVRQLKQERQVLAETFDSVTIFFSDIVGFTYISAVSTAMEVVTMLNTLYRLFDSIILKYDVYKVETIGDAYMVVSGLPQRNGDKHAGEIALMSLNLLHEISGFIIPHMKNRTLEIRAGINTGSCVAGVVGTTMPRYCLFGDTINTASRMESTGEPMKIHVSEDTKVILDKLGGFKIKRRGTIEVKGKGTMDTYWLLGHTTYEHLFPESAIPIYKPEVVTEPEFMQIIY; encoded by the exons ATGAAGGTGTTCGACCTGAAAGGCGGCAAGTCAACAGTTTCCCACGATACCACCAATCCCCTGGCGCTGGAATCCGTTGTGAACGTGAGAGTCGAGAGCTATCCATCGAGCGTTGGGGTAGGTCGCGAAAGGGATATAACTTCGCGTAGATCTACGCCCTCCATTGCCAACTCTTTCTCTCGACCTTCCAACAGTTCTGATCTGGCTGCACCGGAACGATTCCAAAATGTTACCATGTACGGTTGTGTCAAATTCAATCCCAATTCAAG GAAAGGTCGTCGTCTATTTATGTACCACATGCTACTGGTGCTGCTGTTACCCATCGTGgctgtcgtgctgcaaaatactGTCCTACTCCACCAGCAAATCACGAAATATGATACAGCAAAACGCGTCGGCGAAGAG ATCCGTGTGATCATGAACATGACCGGCCTTGTCAAGGCTGTGCAAAACGAGCGAAAGTTACTGACCTACTTCGTGCTGACACAGCGGAGCATAGCGGACGTGGAGCAGGCCATCACCGATACGGATTATATGCTGGCGAATCTACTCGTTCGCAGCAGAAGCTGGAACATCGAGTACAACGAGAGCATAAACCAGTCCATAATCCACGATAATTTAAG CAAAACGAGGAAATTGCTTCTAAG GACCCCATCGCTTATCGAAAATAACAGCATTTCTGTTTACCTTGAACCTTACCATGAACTGAACAGACATATCATTGACCATTTAAGTCAGAGTGTTGGCTTGTCTTTCAGTGGGAACGCTTGGCG ACATTTGATAGTATATAAGAACGTAATCGAAGCGGTGGAAAACATCAACATTGCCGCCATTTTGGTGCTGCAGTTTATAAGTCGGGGAGCGCTGGTTCTGGATGATTTCTCGCAGTTTGTCCGTCGGGATGCCGCAGCGATGGACCATCTGCGATCGGCAGAGAACTTCATGACCGATATTGTGATCATGCAAAGCAGTGAATACCACGTGCTGAACAAGTGGCGCCATCTGGTGTTGATCAATTCGTCCAGCGGTGATCGAGAGGATGCTCTTTTGGAGTATTTTCAGTCGGTGAACAGTTTCATTAGGAATCTGGAAAAACTACAGACGAGTCTCCAGGAAGTGTTCATCGACACAGTCGACGAGGAAATGAGCGATGCTCGGATGCGTCAAACAATTTGCATTGGATTGATGCTGCTAATTTTCATCATCAGTCCCATGCTGGTGTTGATGGTTCTCACAGCAACTAACACGATTCAG AACTTTTCCACTCAATTGATCACACGTACTTTCGAGCTTCGCAATGAGAAAAGTAAAGCAGACCGTTTGTTGTACCAAATGCTACCGCCCGCAGTCGTCCGTCAGCTGAAGCAAGAACGCCAGGTTCTGGCGGAAACGTTCGACTCGGTGACAATTTTCTTCAGTGATATCGTAGGATTTACGTACATTTCAGCCGTCAGCACAGCGATGGAAGTGGTGACGATGCTAAACACGCTCTATCGGTTATTtgattccattatcttgaagtATGATGTTTACAAG GTCGAAACTATCGGCGATGCTTACATGGTCGTATCCGGACTCCCCCAGCGCAATGGAGATAAACACGCCGGTGAAATTGCATTGATGTCTTTGAATTTACTTCACGAAATTTCCGGTTTCATCATACCTcatatgaaaaatcgaacattggaaATCAGAGCCGGAATCAACACTGGTTCGTGTGTGGCTGGCGTTGTAGGAACCACAATGCCACGATATTGTCTATTCGGTGACACGATCAATACTGCATCCAGGATGGAGTCAACTGGGGAAC CTATGAAAATTCACGTCTCCGAAGACACCAAAGTAATTCTGGATAAGTTGGGTGGATTCAAAATCAAACGCCGAGGAACGATCGAAGTCAAAGGAAAAGGGACCATGGATACATACTGGCTACTTGGCCATACAACGTACGAACATCTTTTTCCCGAAAGTGCGATTCCCATCTACAAACCGGAGGTTGTCACGGAACCCGAATTTATGCAGATAATTTACTAG
- the LOC129763134 gene encoding adenylate cyclase, germination specific-like isoform X2 — translation MKVFDLKGGKSTVSHDTTNPLALESVVNVRVESYPSSVGVGRERDITSRRSTPSIANSFSRPSNSSDLAAPERFQNVTMYGCVKFNPNSRKGRRLFMYHMLLVLLLPIVAVVLQNTVLLHQQITKYDTAKRVGEEIRVIMNMTGLVKAVQNERKLLTYFVLTQRSIADVEQAITDTDYMLANLLVRSRSWNIEYNESINQSIIHDNLRTPSLIENNSISVYLEPYHELNRHIIDHLSQSVGLSFSGNAWRHLIVYKNVIEAVENINIAAILVLQFISRGALVLDDFSQFVRRDAAAMDHLRSAENFMTDIVIMQSSEYHVLNKWRHLVLINSSSGDREDALLEYFQSVNSFIRNLEKLQTSLQEVFIDTVDEEMSDARMRQTICIGLMLLIFIISPMLVLMVLTATNTIQNFSTQLITRTFELRNEKSKADRLLYQMLPPAVVRQLKQERQVLAETFDSVTIFFSDIVGFTYISAVSTAMEVVTMLNTLYRLFDSIILKYDVYKVETIGDAYMVVSGLPQRNGDKHAGEIALMSLNLLHEISGFIIPHMKNRTLEIRAGINTGSCVAGVVGTTMPRYCLFGDTINTASRMESTGEPMKIHVSEDTKVILDKLGGFKIKRRGTIEVKGKGTMDTYWLLGHTTYEHLFPESAIPIYKPEVVTEPEFMQIIY, via the exons ATGAAGGTGTTCGACCTGAAAGGCGGCAAGTCAACAGTTTCCCACGATACCACCAATCCCCTGGCGCTGGAATCCGTTGTGAACGTGAGAGTCGAGAGCTATCCATCGAGCGTTGGGGTAGGTCGCGAAAGGGATATAACTTCGCGTAGATCTACGCCCTCCATTGCCAACTCTTTCTCTCGACCTTCCAACAGTTCTGATCTGGCTGCACCGGAACGATTCCAAAATGTTACCATGTACGGTTGTGTCAAATTCAATCCCAATTCAAG GAAAGGTCGTCGTCTATTTATGTACCACATGCTACTGGTGCTGCTGTTACCCATCGTGgctgtcgtgctgcaaaatactGTCCTACTCCACCAGCAAATCACGAAATATGATACAGCAAAACGCGTCGGCGAAGAG ATCCGTGTGATCATGAACATGACCGGCCTTGTCAAGGCTGTGCAAAACGAGCGAAAGTTACTGACCTACTTCGTGCTGACACAGCGGAGCATAGCGGACGTGGAGCAGGCCATCACCGATACGGATTATATGCTGGCGAATCTACTCGTTCGCAGCAGAAGCTGGAACATCGAGTACAACGAGAGCATAAACCAGTCCATAATCCACGATAATTTAAG GACCCCATCGCTTATCGAAAATAACAGCATTTCTGTTTACCTTGAACCTTACCATGAACTGAACAGACATATCATTGACCATTTAAGTCAGAGTGTTGGCTTGTCTTTCAGTGGGAACGCTTGGCG ACATTTGATAGTATATAAGAACGTAATCGAAGCGGTGGAAAACATCAACATTGCCGCCATTTTGGTGCTGCAGTTTATAAGTCGGGGAGCGCTGGTTCTGGATGATTTCTCGCAGTTTGTCCGTCGGGATGCCGCAGCGATGGACCATCTGCGATCGGCAGAGAACTTCATGACCGATATTGTGATCATGCAAAGCAGTGAATACCACGTGCTGAACAAGTGGCGCCATCTGGTGTTGATCAATTCGTCCAGCGGTGATCGAGAGGATGCTCTTTTGGAGTATTTTCAGTCGGTGAACAGTTTCATTAGGAATCTGGAAAAACTACAGACGAGTCTCCAGGAAGTGTTCATCGACACAGTCGACGAGGAAATGAGCGATGCTCGGATGCGTCAAACAATTTGCATTGGATTGATGCTGCTAATTTTCATCATCAGTCCCATGCTGGTGTTGATGGTTCTCACAGCAACTAACACGATTCAG AACTTTTCCACTCAATTGATCACACGTACTTTCGAGCTTCGCAATGAGAAAAGTAAAGCAGACCGTTTGTTGTACCAAATGCTACCGCCCGCAGTCGTCCGTCAGCTGAAGCAAGAACGCCAGGTTCTGGCGGAAACGTTCGACTCGGTGACAATTTTCTTCAGTGATATCGTAGGATTTACGTACATTTCAGCCGTCAGCACAGCGATGGAAGTGGTGACGATGCTAAACACGCTCTATCGGTTATTtgattccattatcttgaagtATGATGTTTACAAG GTCGAAACTATCGGCGATGCTTACATGGTCGTATCCGGACTCCCCCAGCGCAATGGAGATAAACACGCCGGTGAAATTGCATTGATGTCTTTGAATTTACTTCACGAAATTTCCGGTTTCATCATACCTcatatgaaaaatcgaacattggaaATCAGAGCCGGAATCAACACTGGTTCGTGTGTGGCTGGCGTTGTAGGAACCACAATGCCACGATATTGTCTATTCGGTGACACGATCAATACTGCATCCAGGATGGAGTCAACTGGGGAAC CTATGAAAATTCACGTCTCCGAAGACACCAAAGTAATTCTGGATAAGTTGGGTGGATTCAAAATCAAACGCCGAGGAACGATCGAAGTCAAAGGAAAAGGGACCATGGATACATACTGGCTACTTGGCCATACAACGTACGAACATCTTTTTCCCGAAAGTGCGATTCCCATCTACAAACCGGAGGTTGTCACGGAACCCGAATTTATGCAGATAATTTACTAG
- the LOC129763134 gene encoding adenylate cyclase, germination specific-like isoform X3 gives MKVFDLKGGKSTVSHDTTNPLALESVVNVRVESYPSSVGVGRERDITSRRSTPSIANSFSRPSNSSDLAAPERFQNVTMYGCVKFNPNSRKGRRLFMYHMLLVLLLPIVAVVLQNTVLLHQQITKYDTAKRVGEEIRVIMNMTGLVKAVQNERKLLTYFVLTQRSIADVEQAITDTDYMLANLLVRSRSWNIEYNESINQSIIHDNLRHLIVYKNVIEAVENINIAAILVLQFISRGALVLDDFSQFVRRDAAAMDHLRSAENFMTDIVIMQSSEYHVLNKWRHLVLINSSSGDREDALLEYFQSVNSFIRNLEKLQTSLQEVFIDTVDEEMSDARMRQTICIGLMLLIFIISPMLVLMVLTATNTIQNFSTQLITRTFELRNEKSKADRLLYQMLPPAVVRQLKQERQVLAETFDSVTIFFSDIVGFTYISAVSTAMEVVTMLNTLYRLFDSIILKYDVYKVETIGDAYMVVSGLPQRNGDKHAGEIALMSLNLLHEISGFIIPHMKNRTLEIRAGINTGSCVAGVVGTTMPRYCLFGDTINTASRMESTGEPMKIHVSEDTKVILDKLGGFKIKRRGTIEVKGKGTMDTYWLLGHTTYEHLFPESAIPIYKPEVVTEPEFMQIIY, from the exons ATGAAGGTGTTCGACCTGAAAGGCGGCAAGTCAACAGTTTCCCACGATACCACCAATCCCCTGGCGCTGGAATCCGTTGTGAACGTGAGAGTCGAGAGCTATCCATCGAGCGTTGGGGTAGGTCGCGAAAGGGATATAACTTCGCGTAGATCTACGCCCTCCATTGCCAACTCTTTCTCTCGACCTTCCAACAGTTCTGATCTGGCTGCACCGGAACGATTCCAAAATGTTACCATGTACGGTTGTGTCAAATTCAATCCCAATTCAAG GAAAGGTCGTCGTCTATTTATGTACCACATGCTACTGGTGCTGCTGTTACCCATCGTGgctgtcgtgctgcaaaatactGTCCTACTCCACCAGCAAATCACGAAATATGATACAGCAAAACGCGTCGGCGAAGAG ATCCGTGTGATCATGAACATGACCGGCCTTGTCAAGGCTGTGCAAAACGAGCGAAAGTTACTGACCTACTTCGTGCTGACACAGCGGAGCATAGCGGACGTGGAGCAGGCCATCACCGATACGGATTATATGCTGGCGAATCTACTCGTTCGCAGCAGAAGCTGGAACATCGAGTACAACGAGAGCATAAACCAGTCCATAATCCACGATAATTTAAG ACATTTGATAGTATATAAGAACGTAATCGAAGCGGTGGAAAACATCAACATTGCCGCCATTTTGGTGCTGCAGTTTATAAGTCGGGGAGCGCTGGTTCTGGATGATTTCTCGCAGTTTGTCCGTCGGGATGCCGCAGCGATGGACCATCTGCGATCGGCAGAGAACTTCATGACCGATATTGTGATCATGCAAAGCAGTGAATACCACGTGCTGAACAAGTGGCGCCATCTGGTGTTGATCAATTCGTCCAGCGGTGATCGAGAGGATGCTCTTTTGGAGTATTTTCAGTCGGTGAACAGTTTCATTAGGAATCTGGAAAAACTACAGACGAGTCTCCAGGAAGTGTTCATCGACACAGTCGACGAGGAAATGAGCGATGCTCGGATGCGTCAAACAATTTGCATTGGATTGATGCTGCTAATTTTCATCATCAGTCCCATGCTGGTGTTGATGGTTCTCACAGCAACTAACACGATTCAG AACTTTTCCACTCAATTGATCACACGTACTTTCGAGCTTCGCAATGAGAAAAGTAAAGCAGACCGTTTGTTGTACCAAATGCTACCGCCCGCAGTCGTCCGTCAGCTGAAGCAAGAACGCCAGGTTCTGGCGGAAACGTTCGACTCGGTGACAATTTTCTTCAGTGATATCGTAGGATTTACGTACATTTCAGCCGTCAGCACAGCGATGGAAGTGGTGACGATGCTAAACACGCTCTATCGGTTATTtgattccattatcttgaagtATGATGTTTACAAG GTCGAAACTATCGGCGATGCTTACATGGTCGTATCCGGACTCCCCCAGCGCAATGGAGATAAACACGCCGGTGAAATTGCATTGATGTCTTTGAATTTACTTCACGAAATTTCCGGTTTCATCATACCTcatatgaaaaatcgaacattggaaATCAGAGCCGGAATCAACACTGGTTCGTGTGTGGCTGGCGTTGTAGGAACCACAATGCCACGATATTGTCTATTCGGTGACACGATCAATACTGCATCCAGGATGGAGTCAACTGGGGAAC CTATGAAAATTCACGTCTCCGAAGACACCAAAGTAATTCTGGATAAGTTGGGTGGATTCAAAATCAAACGCCGAGGAACGATCGAAGTCAAAGGAAAAGGGACCATGGATACATACTGGCTACTTGGCCATACAACGTACGAACATCTTTTTCCCGAAAGTGCGATTCCCATCTACAAACCGGAGGTTGTCACGGAACCCGAATTTATGCAGATAATTTACTAG
- the LOC129777612 gene encoding nucleoporin Ndc1, giving the protein MASAVETISSREIECRKICIERFVYAILYSVGAQFVLLTVFLLLVNLSLLHPITWIAGSFRLVFSLSTWLWIMPLISAVIIHGMFLAKSYLSEIKYCPTRFQQLYRTFKQKSILLSVNCVVGFLTAWLYTRFLRDEYRVLFLPSEKGTFILNEKYLFLLVGGTFAGIYYFLKTKNDEYSLNFPPIQQPRYLQIRAHLYSIVYQSMFKSFVPTLVYVSFHYTFSCVYFRYKLAALFYGVKLAEESSFTSLYSTVADIRMMLYCWILSSQILSNMSLIQMLFHIFLTECRQFPLEKSAMVDDSAVSIVEALASDKIPIIQQLAALHLFNISEDCDPAGRVPLYALSIPGGHPYNWRMVSGECIRLIREFSTELSKSIEGVAPKMRPEMSRLRPTASMDAEKTIMKQYNESFGIRSLSTNGLPADSPQQSGTMCKAIDRRLDSFRATLRSIPGIFYLFGESKTAKTCYLLSTQSNQIVWTSQALASLAARSITEDQFGVVQSDLPLIIRTLLQLKQVLDKVGSIQLDVKKIDRNYVALRAATKRSLYRISYAFADYLNDIVLEPSDVEAMHGFVNYREA; this is encoded by the exons ATGGCTTCCGCAGTGGAGACCATCTCATCGCGAGAAATCGAGTGCCGCAAAATTTGCATAGAACGATTCGTTTACGCTATACTCTACAGCGTCGGGGCTCAGTTTGTACTCCTGACAGTTTTCCTGCTGCTCGTTAATCTAAGCTTGCTCCATCCAATCACTTGGATTGCGGGCTCATTCCGACTTGTCTTCTCGCTATCTACATGGCTGTGGATCATGCCTCTGATCAGTGCTGTGATAATTCATGGGATGTTTCTGGCCAAATCATACCTCTCGGAAATTAAGTATTGCCCAACGAGGTTCCAACAGCTTTATAG aacattcaaacaaaaatcaattctgTTATCAGTGAACTGCGTTGTCGGATTTTTGACGGCCTGGCTGTATACACGCTTTTTACGGGATGAGTATCGTGTCCTTTTCCTCCCCAGCGAGAAAGGAACATTCATACTGAATGAAAAATATCTCTTCCTTCTCGTGGGAGGAACCTTCGCTGGAATATACTATTTCCTGAAGACCAAGAATGACGAATACTCTCTGAACTTTCCGCCTATTCAGCAACCACGATACCTGCAAATCCGGGCTCATCTGTACAGCATCGTATATCAATCCATGTTTAAGTCCTTCGTTCCAACGCTGGTCTACGTGAGCTTCCACTACACATTCAGCTGCGTTTACTTCCGATACAAACTGGCTGCCTTGTTCTACGGTGTGAAACTCGCTGAAGAGTCCTCATTTACGTCGCTCTACTCTACTGTAGCTGACATACGTATGATGCTCTACTGTTGGATTTTATCTTCCCAAATTCTGAGTAATATGAGCTTGATACAAATGCTATTCCACATTTTTCTAACGGAATGCAGACAGTTTCCGTTGGAAAAATCGGCGATGGTCGATGATTCAGCAGTGTCAATAGTGGAAGCGTTGGCCAGCGATAAAATACCAATCATACAACAACTAGCTGCCTTACACCTGTTCAATATCTCCGAAGACTGTGATCCCGCCGGAAGAGTGCCATTGTATGCCCTATCCATTCCGGGCGGTCATCCATACAATTGGCGCATGGTCTCTGGAGAGTGCATCCGGCTTATTCGGGAATTTTCAACAGAGTTATCCAAATCAATCGAAGGCGTTGCGCCCAAAATGAGACCGGAAATGAGTAGGCTTCGCCCGACAGCTTCGATGGACGCTGAGAAAACAATCATGAAGCAGTATAATGAAAGCTTCGGTATACGAAGTCTGTCCACCAATGGTCTGCCAGCGGATTCACCACAACAGTCCGGTACAATGTGCAAAGCAATCGATCGTCGCCTCGATTCATTCCGGGCCACACTTCGAAGCATCCCGGGAATCTTTTACTTGTTTGGTGAATCAAAAACCGCCAAAACGTGCTATCTGCTGTCTACCCAGTCCAACCAGATCGTGTGGACAAGTCAAGCTCTGGCCTCGCTGGCGGCGCGTTCAATTACGGAGGACCAGTTTGGTGTGGTACAATCCGACTTACCGTTGATTATACGAACGTTACTGCAGCTGAAACAGGTGCTGGATAAGGTTGGTTCTATTCAGCTGGACGTGAAGAAAATCGATCGGAACTATGTAGCCTTGCGGGCGGCCACCAAGCGGAGCTTGTATCGGATTTCCTACGCTTTTGCGGACTACCTAAACGATATCGTGCTGGAGCCAAGCGACGTGGAGGCGATGCACGGCTTCGTCAACTATCGGGAGGCGTAG